A genomic window from Triticum urartu cultivar G1812 chromosome 7, Tu2.1, whole genome shotgun sequence includes:
- the LOC125522349 gene encoding UDP-glucuronate 4-epimerase 6-like encodes MPHPSSSSSSSASVDAAAKGVKLERYASGGAALLVRRAGTSKIVAASSHLLFRATVLATLALVCLFAVHYPSLLSRSFRLSAAASSSSPPRQTSRHRNLLGSSSAYAGAAWEREVRRSATPRRDGGMSVLVTGAAGFVGAHCALALRARGDGVLGLDNFNAYYEPALKRARQRLLASRGVVVLGADINDAALLERLFTVVPFTHVLHLAAQAGVRYAMRAPQTYVASNVAGLVSVFEAAARHADPQPAIVWASSSSVYGLNTDAPFSEDHRTDRPASLYAATKKAGEAIAHAYNHIYGLSITGLRFFTVYGPWGRPDMAYFSFARSIVAGEPITLFRAADGTDVRRDFTYIDDVVKGCLGALDTAGKSTGSKSGKKRGPAPLRVYNLGNTSPVPVTRMVAILEKLLGKKANKRVVTMPSNGDVPFTHANVSHAARDFRYHPTTSLDAGLRKFVEWFLQYYKIDPAKLAKGSRVGTKTTKKKSMGAMSAAS; translated from the coding sequence ATGCCGCacccgtcgtcgtcgtcgtcttcctCGGCCAGTGTGGACGCGGCCGCCAAGGGCGTCAAGCTCGAGCGGTACGCCAGCGGCGGCGCCGCGCTGCTGGTGCGGCGCGCGGGGACCTCCAAGATCGTCGCGGCGTCCTCGCACCTCCTCTTCCGCGCCACCGTCCTCGCCACGCTCGCGCTCGTCTGCCTCTTCGCCGTGCACTACCCTTCCCTCCTCTCCCGCTCCTTCCggctctccgccgccgcctcctcttcTTCCCCGCCGCGGCAGACGTCGCGGCACCGGAACCTGCTCGGGTCGTCGTCGGCGTACGCGGGCGCCGCGTGGGAGCGGGAGGTGCGGCGGAGCGCCACGCCGCGGCGGGACGGGGGGATGTCGGTGCTGGTCACGGGCGCTGCGGGGTTCGTGGGCGCGCACTGCGCGCTGGCGCTCAGGGCGCGCGGCGACGGCGTGCTCGGCCTCGACAACTTCAACGCCTACTACGAGCCGGCCCTGAAGCGCGCGCGGCAGCGGCTGCTCGCGTCGCGCGGGGTGGTGGTGCTCGGCGCCGACATCAACGACGCGGCCCTGCTCGAGCGGCTCTTCACCGTCGTGCCCTTCACGCACGTGCTGCACCTCGCCGCGCAGGCCGGCGTGCGGTACGCGATGCGGGCGCCGCAGACGTACGTGGCCTCCAACGTCGCGGGCCTCGTCAGCGTCTTCGAGGCCGCCGCCAGGCACGCCGACCCGCAGCCGGCGATCGTGtgggcgtcgtcgtcgtcggtgTACGGGCTCAACACTGACGCGCCATTCTCCGAGGACCACCGCACGGACCGACCGGCGTCGCTGTACGCGGCCACCAAGAAGGCCGGGGAGGCCATCGCGCACGCGTACAACCACATCTACGGTCTCTCCATCACCGGCCTCCGCTTCTTCACGGTGTACGGTCCGTGGGGACGCCCCGACATGGCCTACTTCTCCTTCGCCCGCAgcatcgtcgccggcgagcccATCACGCTCTTCCGCGCCGCCGACGGCACAGACGTGCGCCGCGACTTCACCTACATCGACGACGTCGTGAAGGGGTGCCTCGGTGCGCTCGACACGGCCGGTAAGAGCAcgggctccaagtccggcaagaagcgcgggCCGGCGCCCCTCCGCGTCTACAACCTCGGCAACACCTCGCCGGTGCCCGTCACCCGCATGGTGGCCATCCTCGAGAAGCTCCTCGGCAAGAAAGCGAACAAACGCGTCGTCACCATGCCGAGCAACGGCGACGTGCCGTTCACGCACGCCAACGTCAGCCACGCCGCGCGCGACTTCAGGTACCACCCCACCACCTCCCTCGACGCCGGCCTGCGGAAGTTCGTGGAATGGTTCCTCCAGTACTACAAGATCGACCCCGCGAAGCTCGCCAAGGGCAGCAGAGTCGGTACCAAGACTACCAAGAAGAAATCCATGGGCGCCATGTCCGCGGCATCGTGA